Genomic window (Acinonyx jubatus isolate Ajub_Pintada_27869175 chromosome B1, VMU_Ajub_asm_v1.0, whole genome shotgun sequence):
cctctctgtttttatcttatttttccttctcttcccctatgctcatcatataaggactttttaaaacatacccACCACATCCTTATCAGACttaacaaaattaacattaattattaatGTCATACtctaaaaattcatatttccctGTTTAAAAACTGTCTTTTTATACTTGGTATATTCAAATCAGGTCCAAACCAGGTCCACGTGTATTGGGATATTatatttcttaagtttcttttaagaaataagataatCATAAACagtgctcctccccactctccacacttaaaaaaaaattgatttgttAGAGAAACCACGTCACCGGTGCTACAGAATTTCACATTCTGTATTTGGGTGTCATTTAGCTTGTGCCTTCCTTCTCCATATTTCCTTAATCCAGTGGCTAGACCTAGAAGATTGATTGGATTCGGGTTCATTTTTTAAGTAGGACTCCTCCACTGGTGGCGCTGGGCACTTCGTACTTCATCACATCATGAGTACTTGAGGCTGGCTGACTCATTTGTAGTGATACTAAGATTGCTTATTGGGTTTAGGTGGTGTCACCTTGGTTCCTTCATTACAAAGTTCCCCATAACCTTTCCCCTGATGGTTTTAACAGTCATTGAGAATTGTTGCCtaaatccattatttcattagagATTGTAAAATGGCAATTTTCTAGTTCCAGCAGTCCTACTGcatttattatttggaattcttctttaaatcttCTATCATGTATTACCTGAAATACAGTTCCTACAGAAAAGTCTAGATATATGCTTGAATCTTTCCTTTATCAATTTCAGATGTTCCAATGACAATAAATGAGGTTTGTTTAGTATTatgaaattcatatatatttgcTGTTTCATTCTGTTATAGTCATTTTCTTTGTTATGCTCAGATTTCTTCACCCTAGGCCAGTGGGAGCTACTTCAaattggctcctgtgtcctttgacTGACCCCAATCAACTCTGatagcttcctttcttcctggtgTATCAGGATGTCCCATGTTCACCTTGTACATTTTTTGCCCCCGGCCTAGAATCAGTAATTTCTCTAAGCAGTCTTCATTCTTTTCAGTAAGAAATAGTatttatagggcacctgggtggcttagtgggttaagggtctgactcttgcttttggctcggatcatgttctcatggttcttgagttcgagccccatctctgtgctgatagtgtggagcctgcttggttgcctccctcactctctgcccctccccctgcttgtgcacatgctctctctctctctctctctcactcaaaaagtaaataaacataaaaaaaaaaggaatagtattTATAGATGACTCCTGAATACTAAGATGCTCATTGCTCGTGATGTCTTTGTTTCAAGGTCTGAGTGGACAAATCTAGAAAATGcgtgcttattttttaaaagatgagtttCTATTAATaagtttatattaatatttgcAGCTAAATTTACTCCTTCagggttttaatttctttgatttttattcttgtgTATTCTCTCTCTTAAGCTTGAAATCTCAGTTTCTAATGACATTAACATAACATATGCTTTATCTTATAATACTCAGTACTCTCATAACTGTGTCAAAATAACATTACCGATATTACGACTAACAATTTAAACTTCAGAATATGGTTTAGGTTCAGTGGATTTTGACAAGCATATATAGTCATGTGACTACCACCATAATTAAGATATTTCTGAATATGGGGTgcccatgtggctcagttggttaggcttccgactttggctcaggtcatgatcccatggctcatGGATTTAAGCCCTGcgtagggccctgtgctgacagctcagagcctggagcctgcttcggattttattttcatttctctctgcccctctcccactcaccctctgtctctgtctctgtctctctctctcaaaaacaaataaacattaaaaacaaaagatatttctGAATAtgtaaatgggcaatgggcaatGGCCAGGCTACATGTGGAAATAGAACTCTGACTTGCAGCAACCATCTTAGGAAGCCAACCTAGTAAGTGCAATAACCCATCTAGGAAGTCAAACTACTGTTTGTAGCAGTCAGTCTAGAAAGTCAAATAATAACCCTGTAGCAATGGGCCCCAAATGGCCTGGACTTGATTAGTAATTGACAACTTCCCTTATTTTGGCCTCCACTTCTAACTTAGGACCAACTGGAGAAAGCCAAATATGTGTCTTTAGTCAATCACCTAGGATACCCTACTTCTAATTAGCCCACCTACAGCTTCCCATGCCAACAGCCCACTCAGCGTGCACCTGAAACGTTCACTATTTTCTACTTTGTACTGTTGCATGATATACTGTATTGTGTGTTAGTGCCATTGTTTATGCAATTCATCTTCTAGTAATGGATATTTGAGTTATTTGAAAGTTTTGTTCTTATAAACAAGGTCACATGCCTTATGCATGTGTCATTCTATATCTTTGCTAAAATATCTTTGGGATAGAGTCctggagaaaaaattaatttgttgggTCAAAGAGTAAATGTATATGTAACTTCGTAAAATATTGTCAAATTCCTTTCCTATAGGATTTGTACCCTTTTGCATTTCcaacagcaatgaatgagaggAACTGTTTTCCCATTTCCAGCGAAATACTGttaaagttttgggtttttgcCAATCTAATaggtgaaaaacaaaatcacattgtagatttaatttaaatttctcttttcatgggcaaggttaagcatcttttcatatggttaAATATCatttgcaattcttttttatGAAATGTCTGTTTGTatcatttcctaattttttaaagtttatttatttattttgagagagagagaaagagagggagagagggaatccaaccaggctctgccctgtcagcatggagcccaacgtggggcttgaactcacaaactgtgagatcatgacctgagccaaaatcaagagtctgacacttaactgagccacgcaggtgcccctcatttcctaatattttagCAAGTTGCATTGTTGGTCTTTTTAATCCCTCAAGTTAGGAGAActctatttatgaaaaatattagtatattgttataatttgcatttttccaaatttgtcatttgttatttgattatttatagtttttttcatGCAAAGTCTTCTTATATGTATGTAGCTAAATTAAtcactttttctttgttatttctggATGTGAGTGACAGCTAGCAGTTTTTCCCCACTCTCAGTTCATAAAAAATTcaatcatgttttcttctaatagacTAAAGGTAGtccttttttttaacagctttattgagatataatttatatacaattcatccatttaagtgtacaattcaatgactTGTAgcatattacattattattttttaaattgtgataaaatatatataacattaaatttacctTCTTGACCATTTTGTAATTGTACAATTCAGCATAATTACatgcacaatgttgtacaaccatcaccaccatctatttccaaacctttttctttatcccaaacagaaattctgtaaCCATTCAGCAACAActccccattttgggctctgccCAACCCCTGGTAACCTCCTAcctactttctatttctaaattccctattctaggtatttcatataagtagaagcatacaatatttatttttttgtgtgtgtctgataTTTTACTTAGCACATTCTCAACATGTTCCAGTGTACCAGAACATCAATGCTTTTTACGGCagaataacattccactgtatggGTAGACCACATTTAGTGTCTCTATTCATCTGCTGATAGATACTatggttgtttccatcttttggctgttgcaaataatgctgcagtaaacactgGTGTATAAACATCTATTCAAGcccctgctttcaattcctttgggtatatacctaggagtgaaattgctgggtcatttggtAATTTTgtgtttacctttttgaggaagtATAAAACTGTTTTCTACgggggctgtaccattttacatccccacaaACAATGTAAAcatgtaccattttacattgaGGGCACCGATCCTCCACATCTTTAACaatacttgttttctgttttttgttttgaaagtcaTCCTAGTAGGTgcgaagtggtatctcattgtggttttaatttgtatttccctgtagctaatgatgttgagtatcttttcttatgcttactgtatatcttctttggagaaatgtctatttgagccatttttaagttgggttgtttgtctttttgatactgaGTTGcaggagttatttatatattctggttattAAACTgttatcaggtatatgatttgcaaatattttctcccattttttggtttttcattttcttgataatgtcctttggtaaaaaacaattttgatgaatccaatcaatttttttcttctgttactcaTACTTTTGATAGTGTAAGAccttgccaaatccaaggtcctGAAAATttactcctatattttcttctaggaattttatggtggCAGGTgttacattgaagtctttaacccattttagGGTGacttttgtgtatgctgtaagataGGGGCTTCATTCCTTGCTTGGGGATATCCAGTtatctagcaccatttgttgaagagattattctttcctctttgaatGAATTTGACACCcttatcaaaaatcagttgaccatagacGTTTGGATTATTTTTGAATTCTCAattctatcccattggtctatATGGTTATCCTTATGCCAGTTCCACAATtttttattactgtagctttgtaataagttttgaaattaggaggTGTGAGTCCTTCAGCTTTGTACCTCTGTTTCAAGATTGTTTGACTATTCAGACCCTCTTGCAATTCTATGATTTTGAGGACTGACTTGCccatttctgctaaaaaaaagCTGTTGGAATTATAATAGAGATGGCACTGAATCTGtagttgctttgggtagtatagacatctttacaatattaatttttcctatccatgaacatgaatgtctttccatttatttaggccttTCAAGATACTTTGATGCTTTTAGTAAAATAGAGGTATAGACAAAATCATTCAACTCCTTCCAAAGTTACCAAGCAACACACAGGCAAAAGTCCCAAATGTTGAATGATTGCATTAAAACACATCCCACTGCAATTCACAAAGCAtcactttattttcatataaataatagTCACTGATGAAGGGAAAAGCAAAATCATGACTATCAGTATTTATCTAGGGAACCATTTTCATAGAATACAGATGAAGGAACATAGTATATATCTTCAGAGTGGCAGGGGACACAGGGATAAGCATACTAGATTGAAAGCATAAAAGCATATTCTCATAAGAACCAAGCAATCCTTATTGTTTGAGGACCAAATGGAATCATCATTAATGTAAGTAGAATCAAAGTTCACAATCTGCAAGTCCTTCTTAAGATATGCATGATTCAGCTTATTCACAGTTCGAGCAAAGGCATATTTAGAAGCACAACTATATGCTTCCAAACTGTACACTTTCTTGAAGTGCAGATCAAAAAATGGATTGTcctagaggaaaaagagagatgtgATTTTGTTTGTAGCCAGGAAAGTAGTTAGATTTCCTGGGGGATTCTCTCATGTTCTCTTGTACATGCTTATTGATCATAAAGTATCAGTATCaaacatatttctaaaatctACAAATGAGATTTCCAAAGCTACCTGCTTTAAACatatttcttctaaaaacaaCAATATGAAAGATTACTCTGGAAGCATCTGTGATTTTTCaattttccaaacaaaacatGTCCAAGAATGCACAGTTATCAAGTCTTCCCAGGGAAGATGAGAGGATGGATAGGGATGGAAAAAGGGAATAAATCCACTTatttaaggtgggggggggggagaaaaaaattctccttttctttactAGGAGGTTGGTCCCTTGTGCCATTACAATGGTAGAAGGGGGGAAATACAAGATGGCAAGAGTAGCCTTTGGCATGCTACAAATCACCAACTTGCTGACTTTGAAGTTAATAGCAAGGAATTACCTTAGAAGTTAATAGCAAGGATCATTAAATCATTTGACTGAAACTGTGAAATTACTCAAGACTGCCTCTGTTGATGAACTGCCTCTAGACTGTTGCTCTACTTCTAGTGGAGGTGTTTTGAGAAAAAGTGGACATCAAACCTCATCTAAGTCctatatgttaaaataataataattgccacTGTTACTAATATTAGTAACAACAATACCTTGCATTTATAATGTGCTTTTCAGTGTACTAAGTGCTTTCATATTCATTACCTGCCTAACCCTTCTTTTTGAGGGCagacattttgaattatttatctttgtgttccTGGTGCTTAGCCATGGCAACTACTAAGTTCTCAACAAATGTGTGTTGAACTGATTTGAAGTAGTCCGACAAAAAGAGAAGTGGAGGTAAACAATGCCTTGAATGacaagaaggcagaaagagaccAAAGCAGACTATTAATAATTAGTTACCATCTAGTATCTAAATATTACATACAAACAGCTTATattttggcaatttcttttttaagtaggaaaaTTCTTGCAGGAGACAGGAGAAAGAATATGAGTTTTGAAGTTAGATAACCATTTTGAATCTGTGATGTAACCATAGACAAAGTACTTATCTGATCTGACCTGACCTTCACTTTTTTGCTCATTTAAGAAAGGGTTGCTATGAATTTTACATAagattaattatataaattacataataaGGACTTTCCCTTTCCCAaacctgctccccccaccccaaattgtGATACTGGTGTTAATACCACCTTGCTTTataccattaattttttaaaacaatttttttaacgtttatttttgagagagagaaagagagacagagtgtgagtgtaggatgggcagagagagagggagacacaaaatccaaagaagctccaggctctagctgtcagcacagagcccaacacggggcttgaacccgtgatctatgagatcatgacctgagccaaagttggatgcttacccaactgagccacccaggcatccctataccattaattaaaacaaaaaacaaaaaacaaaaaccaatgcttttaaaaaagaatgtacagAAGTGCTgtaattttaaatgcattgttCTCCTTAACCACACCTTGCAAAACTTTTCCTGGCTGTCATAATTGCAGCTTGAAAGACACTTCTGCAGGAAAtctcaataaaagaaaatcacaccCATTCCATTATCAGCTACTAATCACACTCTTTATAGTTTTCTTACTGAATTGTTTGCTCCTTATCTTGTAGAAAATATCCGGTTATGCTTTTAAGATACTCAGAGGAGATTACTTTTCTCCTTTAGCTTAATAAATGAAGCCTAAGCAGGCATGTACATAGAATATaagtccctccttccctctctttctctctccctcccttctcttgttctttctttcaataGAATCCTAGAGTCAAAAGGGGGGTCTCATAGACCACTCAGTGATCTCTTGTTTATAGCTGGGATGATAGTTTCCAGAGAAGTGAAGCCCAGGTCACATGTGTAGTTGTTGGCAGAGCCAGGATAAGAACCAAGATCTCAATCAACCCAGCCCCATGTTTTATTACACCATCCTCTCTCCTGTTATACCACATCACTCTCCAAATCCCCAGtccttttgatttctgctttataAATTGACTTCAATTtcaattccattccattttaaAGTTGACAACTCTCTGGCTCAAAATTGTTCTATTTAAAGCTGTACCATTGCTattgagaaaaatataataactgctGACTCCTGAGGATTCAAttccaagagagagaaagtaaaaattcCCAGAACACCTGggatgttttcatttcatctttaaaagaatTGCACTGTGgatattatagttttttttttttttctggcagttCAGTAGTTTGAGGTCATAAAGGGTGAGAAAATTAGAAACACTCAGCTTCTCTTTTGTATCTAGTTCACTATCAAAGATGATGATCTTCAATGGGAAAGGGAAGAATCAACAAGATTGGGATGGAATTAAGGCCATGAGGAGAAAATAGAGCACAGTGAGCTGTTTCTATGGAATCTAAGTTGACAGCCTTGCTGAATGAAACCCCAGGCACTAACCAAGCTTGTAGAGTCATTATGACATCAGCaatatttgagaatttgagagaaaggaaagaaaaatgggcaaaaaaatgaGGTGGGGATAGTTAATTCCTGAAACTAGATTAGTGAACTTGACATTGATTTCTGATAAAATTCAATGCAGTATAGAAATTTTGGCAAGTAcataaagtataaagaagaaacaataattttaaaaatatgtaatccTATCACACAGAGATAATTATTATTAAAGCACTGGTGTCTTTCATATatacctatacacacacacatacatatacctgtatgtattttttgtattcAAATTTAAAGTTCAGATTTCAGTTTTCAGTAATATGCAATATTTTAggagtgctgggtggctcagtcggttaaacgtctgactttgattaaggtcatgatttcacggtttttgaattcgagccctgcgttgggctctgtgttcacagctcagagcctggagcctgctttggatcgtgtgtttccttttctctctgccctgccccacttgtgctctgtctctctctgtctctcaaaaataaacaaatgtaagaaaaaaagcaatattcTAAATATGCGAAATGAGATAATAATACAAAGAAGTTTTGTATTTGGCcgacttttaaaaaacttattcagTGGTGAATAATTGTGTTCGGAGGCATTCTTGtggaaacatgatttttaatggctgtgtGACATTCCAGCTATTGATATGCAATAATATGCTTAACTATTTCCTAAGTATTGAACTTTTAGGTGGAATGTATTATCAGAAAAATGCTAGGTAAGTACTtaggaaaaaaagcaatgaaatccaGCATGCTTTCGCCAAGAAGTTATGCCAAACacaccaaatttttaaaatacgaTTGATTCCTAGGTGACGTCAGGGTAATAACAGATAGCATATATTGATTTCAGTAAAGATCATGAGGGCAAAATTCAGGAATTCAGACAAGATAATCAAGTAAATAAGTAAGGAAGGCAGAATTAAGTGCTTATGTCTGTCTATTTCACCACTATCTTCAAAGCCTAGCAAAGCCTGGGATACTACAAATtctccatgaatgaatgaatgaatgaatgagtgaaggaatgagtgaatatatgaatacataGAGACATTAAAGAAGCAGTACAAAGAAGACATGTTAATAGATTTCTGGGTAAAGTCTGGCTCCACCCACAAAAGACTGaatagctttgtgaccttgggcaagtcaattAATCTctttaagtttcattttcctcGTCTAAAAATTGGATGTAATAATAGAATCCAATTCATTGGCGTTTTGTGATGATTATGtgaaattatatatgaaaagacCTTCATGTGGTTCCTGGCATCTGGTGAGTTTACTAAGCAGTACTACAAGTGTGGTAATAGTAACCTTTCAATTACCCAGAGGTTACCCAGATGGCACTTAGCTCTGCTTGcttcattgtatttattattgactTGAATGAAGTCCTAAATATTGTGCTCATTAAatctgcattaaaataaaaaatgaaataaaataaaataaaaagaacagagggACACAAGAGTAAACAAACCATTCTAACCACCATAAATTCAACTTCCGTTAGAACATTTGTTTACCAACTGAAATTTAATTGTAATTGCTTTATAAcaaaaatcccatttaaaaaaaaactgcatcaTACTacagtgaatattaaaaaataaaagtattaaaagattTGATAGATGGGAACAATAGGCCAAACTAAGGATATAATATTTACTAGGATTAAGAATAAAAAAGCTTAAATTCTAATTGATCcaccaaaaacacaaattcttattgagtgcttactatctATCAGGCAGAAGGCTACgataaaagataaaaaaccaaaaacaaaagtaatggtGTCAGTTTTTCAGGAGGTTTCCATCCAGAGGGGACATACAGTAAGTCAACAATTGCAGTTTGTAGAATTATGTCTATAATACATTTACATCCACAATGCAATGGAGGAAGGGAAGCATGAGTAGGACTTTACCCAATGGGGAATCTGGGAATGGGGTGAAAGATGGAGGTGACTGGGCATTATAAACCTCAAGAGTCAGTGGTTAAACACTGTGGATGTATACAGTTTAAGGGGAATGACCAGAAATAAAGGGGCCAGATCATCAAGGacccttatttaaattttattctatgcAAGTAGAGGGTATGGCAGATCAGGTTAAATAGTAACTCATGCACAAAAGAACTGAGGTTTTAGATTAGTGTTTAATAGAAGTAAAGAATTCAGATCAAAGGAAATACAAACTAGTCACACTAGTTCTAAAGTATTGTATTTAATTCTGGAAAAGCAGAAGCATTCCAGAGGAGAGAAAATAGTGTAGTGAAGGGTGTTGAAGCAATGGCATGGGGGAGTAAAAATAACAATGCTATGACCTCTTAGCATTTGTATTGTCCTGTcatattatcttatttgattttcatatgaaagttatttaaagaataaaatgggtACACTTAACCTAGAAAAGAGAAAACCTGAGGGAACATTATAATTATCTTCAAATATTGGAAAGGCTGCTATGTAAAAAGAGGATCCGATTTTCTCTACGTGGCTCCAAATGGTTAAACTAGGACTGATGGATGGATGTTAGAGTGAAGTGGATGTTGGTTAAACATAGTAggagatttaaaaacaagtatgGCAATCAGAAATTGAATGGACTTCCTCAATGGTAACACATTCCCCATCAGTGGAAGAGTTTAAGGAGAGACTGATAGGAAACCACTTATTAAGTGGTCACGTGGAGAGACGGGCACATACACCATTTTCCCACTTTTGTCTCCAAGGTTGTAGGATTTCTAAGAGTTATTGGTTTTTCTGGAGTATGAAGTGGCTAACCGACAGCAGTTTCAAGAAGATGAGAAAGGAATTCCCAAAATTTAATGGAGGaacttggggtggggagagagtggggtgaaaccatcaaatatttaaagtttcaGGATTGACTGGCAGATTGTGTTTAACCTGTTAACAAGCCCTTgggaaagatgtttttaaatttaatagacAAAAATTCAAGCTTAAactcagaaaaacagaacaaaaaaacccagtagattATCCCAGCCAAATAACCCAGCCACTTAAAACAATATGTCATCTTAACACTTAGTACATGCCAAGAATATGAAAGAGGATATTGAACATAAAGATTTCTGGCATATTGATCCCACATCTCCCTTACAAAACATAACACTTACAGTATCTGCTTCTTTTCCATCAATCATCTGCAGATCGTTCAAAGACCACTTTTTTGTTACTTCATATTTTTCATCTAAGCCTATTCTGTAGTGTTTCaccataattatttttacttcttcatttttgGTCACTGTAGGACAGAAAAAAACACTCAGTT
Coding sequences:
- the EXOC1L gene encoding exocyst complex component 1-like, which produces MSSLVKEDLEKKLFKPLSQNLYEFIEIEFSVQDRYYLCVSVTKNEEVKIIMVKHYRIGLDEKYEVTKKWSLNDLQMIDGKEADTDNPFFDLHFKKVYSLEAYSCASKYAFARTVNKLNHAYLKKDLQIVNFDSTYINDDSIWSSNNKDCLVLMRICFYAFNLVCLSLCPLPL